One window of the Desulforegulaceae bacterium genome contains the following:
- a CDS encoding folylpolyglutamate synthase/dihydrofolate synthase family protein, which translates to MDINSKLNLLFSKTASGIKPGLEVTKNLLQNLNNPQTSFISIHISGTNGKGSTASYIAKVLEEYGLKTGLYTSPHLYDFKERIKICGKMIENKSLVRLFDLIEKNDTGKRKSTFFEFTTALAFKYFEENKVEAAVIETGMGGKFDSTNLIIPHLSIITNVTMDHLDFLGNKIELIAYEKSGIIKKNIPVITGETNPKVLKIISEKAIKNNSDLFAINKDFKIEKLNGSFFLNHINNLELKPHLPGMHQIINSGLAAFACLKLNEFYPEIFKIKKHQIEDGIKKTKWRGRLEKILNSPEFIVDCAHNPDSSRALRNFLRDKNKKIIFVFGSLNDKDYLKNLKILEPLAKTFIFTKPDSPRALNPIELKNLTKINSFLEPDPVKACLKAIKIASKDDLICAAGSIYLSGKIIEAFDKNNIFV; encoded by the coding sequence ATGGACATTAATTCTAAACTAAACTTACTTTTTTCAAAAACAGCCTCTGGAATTAAACCAGGACTTGAGGTAACCAAAAATCTCCTCCAAAATTTAAACAATCCCCAAACCAGCTTTATAAGTATTCATATTTCAGGTACCAACGGCAAAGGTTCCACAGCTTCATATATTGCAAAAGTTTTAGAAGAATACGGCTTAAAAACAGGTCTTTACACCTCTCCTCATCTTTATGATTTCAAAGAAAGAATTAAAATTTGCGGAAAGATGATAGAAAACAAATCTTTAGTCAGGCTTTTTGATCTAATAGAAAAAAATGATACAGGAAAAAGAAAATCGACTTTTTTTGAATTTACCACAGCTCTTGCTTTTAAATATTTTGAAGAAAACAAGGTTGAAGCAGCAGTAATTGAAACAGGAATGGGGGGAAAGTTTGACTCAACTAATCTTATCATTCCCCACTTGTCAATAATTACCAATGTAACTATGGATCATCTGGATTTTCTTGGAAATAAAATTGAACTTATCGCTTATGAAAAGTCAGGTATAATAAAAAAAAACATCCCTGTAATTACAGGAGAAACCAACCCAAAAGTTCTTAAAATCATAAGTGAAAAAGCCATAAAAAACAATTCTGACCTATTTGCAATAAACAAAGACTTTAAAATTGAAAAACTCAATGGAAGTTTTTTTCTTAATCATATTAATAACTTAGAACTCAAGCCTCATCTTCCAGGAATGCATCAAATAATAAACTCAGGTCTTGCCGCATTTGCCTGTCTTAAATTAAATGAATTTTATCCTGAAATATTTAAGATAAAAAAACACCAGATTGAAGATGGAATTAAAAAAACCAAATGGAGAGGAAGGCTTGAAAAAATTTTAAACTCACCTGAGTTTATTGTAGATTGTGCACATAATCCCGATTCATCAAGAGCTTTAAGAAACTTTCTTAGGGATAAAAATAAAAAGATAATTTTTGTTTTTGGATCTTTAAATGACAAGGATTATTTGAAAAACCTAAAAATTCTTGAGCCTTTAGCCAAAACCTTTATATTTACAAAACCCGATTCTCCAAGAGCATTGAATCCAATTGAGCTTAAAAACTTAACAAAAATCAATTCTTTTCTTGAACCTGACCCCGTAAAAGCCTGTTTAAAAGCAATAAAAATTGCATCAAAAGACGATCTTATTTGTGCGGCCGGCTCAATTTACCTTTCTGGAAAAATAATTGAGGCTTTTGATAAAAATAATATTTTTGTTTAA
- a CDS encoding adenylate kinase, with translation MNILIFAPNGGGKGTQASLIKDKYKVSHIESGGIFRENIKGGTELGKKAKEFIDKGDLVPDDITIPMILDTLKKPENAGGWLLDGFPRNKVQAEKLDEALKAENMKVDYVVEIKLDREIAKGRIMGRRLCENDNGHPNNVNIDAIKPNGDKCRVCGGALSTRADDQDESAINKRHDIYYDETTGTLASAYYFKDLAEKGETNYVVLEGDAPIDTVKEALMKALD, from the coding sequence ATGAACATTCTTATTTTTGCACCAAACGGTGGGGGTAAAGGAACCCAGGCTTCACTTATCAAAGACAAATACAAAGTTTCACACATTGAATCAGGCGGTATTTTCCGTGAAAACATCAAAGGCGGTACAGAACTTGGGAAAAAAGCCAAAGAATTCATTGATAAAGGTGACCTTGTTCCTGATGATATAACCATTCCCATGATCCTTGACACCCTTAAAAAGCCAGAAAATGCAGGCGGATGGCTTCTTGACGGATTCCCCAGAAACAAGGTGCAGGCTGAAAAACTTGATGAGGCTCTTAAAGCAGAAAATATGAAGGTTGATTATGTTGTTGAAATCAAACTTGACAGAGAAATTGCCAAGGGAAGAATCATGGGCAGAAGACTTTGTGAAAATGACAACGGACATCCAAACAATGTAAACATTGATGCAATCAAGCCCAACGGCGATAAGTGCAGAGTTTGCGGAGGTGCTCTTTCAACACGTGCCGATGACCAGGATGAATCAGCAATCAACAAGCGTCATGATATTTACTATGATGAAACAACCGGTACTCTTGCTTCAGCATACTATTTCAAGGATCTTGCTGAAAAAGGCGAAACAAATTATGTTGTTCTTGAAGGTGATGCACCAATCGATACTGTTAAAGAAGCACTTATGAAAGCTCTTGACTAA
- a CDS encoding DUF4416 family protein, with protein sequence MSKPFSPGKGLVVIAIMTNDKRLFAFALKELEKEFGSCFLVSAWLDFSFSDYYENEMGKKLSKRFVCFKNPVNQDSLLNIKHKTYEIENKYLEENKRTINLDPGILTPDNYVLSTFKNFPHRIYLGNSVFAEVEFSFTKNQIIFYDWTYSDYREKEVCDFFLTSRRYLLLFNSIKA encoded by the coding sequence ATGAGTAAGCCTTTTTCCCCGGGCAAAGGACTTGTTGTTATAGCTATAATGACAAACGATAAAAGGCTTTTTGCTTTTGCATTAAAAGAGCTTGAAAAAGAATTTGGAAGTTGTTTTCTAGTCAGTGCCTGGTTAGATTTTTCCTTTTCAGATTATTATGAAAACGAAATGGGGAAAAAATTAAGTAAAAGGTTTGTTTGTTTTAAAAATCCTGTTAATCAGGACAGTCTTTTGAATATCAAGCATAAGACCTATGAAATAGAAAATAAATATCTTGAAGAAAATAAAAGAACTATAAATTTAGATCCCGGAATTTTAACTCCTGACAACTATGTATTGTCTACATTCAAAAATTTTCCCCATAGAATTTATCTTGGGAATAGTGTTTTTGCAGAAGTTGAGTTTTCCTTTACAAAAAATCAAATTATTTTTTATGATTGGACCTATTCTGATTACAGGGAAAAAGAAGTTTGTGATTTTTTTTTAACTTCAAGAAGATATCTATTGCTTTTTAATTCAATTAAAGCCTGA
- the rpmE gene encoding 50S ribosomal protein L31, which translates to MKQGIHPEYEKTSITCACGHVFEVGATKKDMNVEICSKCHPFFTGKQKLVDTEGRVDRFRKKFGDYKEKLGKK; encoded by the coding sequence ATGAAGCAGGGAATTCATCCTGAATATGAAAAAACATCTATAACATGTGCCTGTGGCCATGTTTTTGAAGTGGGAGCAACAAAAAAAGATATGAACGTTGAGATTTGCTCAAAATGTCATCCTTTTTTTACAGGAAAGCAGAAACTTGTTGATACCGAAGGGCGTGTGGATAGATTTAGAAAGAAATTCGGCGATTACAAGGAGAAGCTAGGTAAGAAGTAA
- a CDS encoding Trm112 family protein, whose protein sequence is MGLDKQLLDILACPVCKGDVVESADQNFLICEKCKIKFPVKEGIPVMLPEEAVSLDNE, encoded by the coding sequence ATGGGATTGGACAAACAATTGCTGGATATTCTTGCATGTCCTGTGTGCAAGGGTGATGTTGTGGAGTCAGCTGATCAAAATTTTTTAATATGTGAGAAATGCAAAATAAAGTTTCCGGTAAAGGAAGGTATTCCTGTAATGCTTCCTGAAGAAGCTGTTTCTCTGGACAATGAGTAA
- the coaE gene encoding dephospho-CoA kinase (Dephospho-CoA kinase (CoaE) performs the final step in coenzyme A biosynthesis.), translating into MVRIGLTGGPGSGKSTVAKIFKSKNIAFSDLDYLSRVAVEPGRPAFNKIVEHFGKSSVSKSGGLDRAFLRDRLIKNPGDKKILEDLIHPEVFRLLSYEEEKHLKAGEKFFCVEAPLLFEAGMQDFFDFIVTVYCSKKLQIKRVMERDGQSYQSAKGLVNSQIPLDKKASDSDFVIYNELGIEELEKQVAIILKELN; encoded by the coding sequence TTGGTTCGCATAGGATTGACCGGCGGACCCGGCAGCGGGAAGTCTACTGTTGCTAAAATTTTCAAGAGTAAAAACATAGCATTTTCAGATCTGGATTATCTTTCCAGGGTTGCTGTAGAACCCGGCCGGCCTGCATTTAACAAAATAGTTGAACACTTTGGAAAATCTTCAGTCAGTAAATCAGGGGGGCTTGACAGGGCTTTTTTGAGAGACAGGCTGATAAAAAATCCAGGGGATAAAAAAATTTTGGAAGACTTGATTCACCCTGAGGTATTTAGGCTTCTTTCTTATGAAGAAGAAAAACACCTTAAGGCAGGGGAAAAGTTTTTTTGCGTGGAAGCTCCTTTGCTTTTTGAAGCAGGAATGCAAGATTTTTTTGACTTTATTGTTACTGTATACTGCTCCAAAAAATTACAGATTAAGCGAGTAATGGAAAGGGATGGCCAGTCATATCAAAGTGCAAAAGGTCTTGTTAATTCACAAATTCCTCTTGATAAAAAAGCAAGTGATTCTGATTTTGTTATTTATAATGAATTGGGAATTGAAGAGCTTGAAAAACAAGTTGCAATTATTCTAAAAGAGCTGAATTAA
- a CDS encoding DUF370 domain-containing protein produces the protein MGKSLSSKFKLNQQLLLNIGFGSTVAAERVVAVLSPNSAPMKRLKDNAKDDRRLVDATHGRRTRSIIVLDSNHIVLSAIQAETISNRFVSLGREKEGSLPLDDEEIF, from the coding sequence ATGGGGAAAAGTTTATCTTCTAAGTTTAAATTAAATCAGCAGCTTCTTTTAAATATAGGTTTTGGAAGCACAGTGGCGGCTGAAAGAGTGGTTGCTGTTCTTTCTCCAAATTCAGCACCAATGAAAAGGCTGAAAGATAATGCAAAAGACGATAGGAGGCTTGTGGATGCTACCCATGGCAGAAGAACAAGATCCATTATTGTTTTAGATAGCAATCATATTGTTTTGTCTGCAATTCAGGCTGAAACAATTTCAAACAGGTTTGTTTCTTTGGGCCGGGAAAAGGAAGGCAGTCTTCCTTTGGATGATGAGGAGATTTTTTAA
- the prmC gene encoding peptide chain release factor N(5)-glutamine methyltransferase, whose protein sequence is MSSNHKVKTSEVWTISKILSWTESYFKSKDIESPRLGAELLLCSALKCSRIDLYTNFEKPLSNNELKLFKSFIKRRADFEPVSYITNEKSFFDLDFYVDSNVLIPRPDTEKLIEVVIELYSEKKDENLKILELGTGSGIIAVSLANYFKNSKIIAVDIFLEALKRARTNSEKNKVLSRIFFLNTNWFSGISFKHGFDLIVSNPPYIKTSDIDFLQPEIRLYEPVSALDGGENGLLCVGEIIKKADLFLKKDGFLVMEAGFDQKQGIQALSGENKNLSFVEMVKDYGNRDRVAVIKRL, encoded by the coding sequence ATGAGCAGCAATCATAAGGTGAAAACATCAGAGGTCTGGACAATTTCAAAAATTTTAAGCTGGACTGAATCATATTTTAAGTCAAAAGATATTGAGTCTCCAAGGCTTGGGGCTGAGCTTTTGCTTTGTTCCGCTCTTAAATGCTCTAGAATTGATCTTTACACTAATTTTGAAAAGCCCTTGTCAAACAATGAACTTAAATTGTTCAAGTCCTTTATCAAAAGAAGAGCAGATTTTGAACCTGTATCATACATAACAAATGAAAAGTCCTTTTTTGATCTTGATTTTTATGTTGATTCCAATGTTTTAATCCCCCGTCCTGATACTGAAAAACTTATTGAAGTTGTAATTGAGCTTTATTCGGAGAAAAAAGATGAAAATCTTAAAATCCTTGAGCTTGGCACAGGAAGCGGGATAATAGCTGTTTCCCTGGCTAATTATTTTAAAAATTCAAAGATTATAGCTGTTGATATATTTTTGGAAGCTTTAAAAAGAGCCAGAACTAACTCAGAAAAAAACAAGGTTTTATCAAGAATTTTTTTTCTTAATACAAACTGGTTTTCAGGTATCAGCTTTAAGCATGGTTTTGATCTTATTGTTTCAAATCCACCTTATATTAAAACTTCTGATATTGATTTTCTCCAGCCTGAAATAAGACTTTATGAGCCTGTTTCTGCTCTTGACGGAGGCGAAAACGGCCTTTTATGTGTTGGTGAAATTATAAAAAAAGCCGATCTTTTTCTGAAAAAAGACGGTTTTTTGGTGATGGAGGCAGGTTTTGATCAAAAACAGGGAATTCAAGCTCTTTCAGGGGAAAATAAAAATTTAAGTTTTGTTGAAATGGTTAAAGATTACGGTAATAGGGACAGGGTGGCAGTGATAAAAAGACTTTAA
- the rlmB gene encoding 23S rRNA (guanosine(2251)-2'-O)-methyltransferase RlmB, with protein MSKTEILFGNHSVISAVKAGKRKINKIYLTEKNSFSDEIRQEAEKRKIKIVPTDKEKISELSKAKNHQGIAAEATMIPFYDFNEFLNSNKFKNPFAVILDNLEDPLNLGSIARSALCLGADVLIIPKDRSVRPTPFASKVSAGALEYIPLIVQTNIVNSIKDLKAAGFWIGGLDGSGKDIIEKSSLSSPFGLVVGSEGKGIRPLVKKNLDFVFKIEQKGPVTSLNASSAAAIGIYECIKKIKN; from the coding sequence ATGTCAAAAACAGAAATTCTATTTGGTAATCATAGTGTAATTTCAGCTGTAAAAGCAGGTAAAAGGAAAATAAATAAGATTTATTTAACTGAAAAAAACAGTTTTTCAGATGAAATTAGACAAGAAGCAGAAAAAAGAAAAATAAAGATTGTTCCAACAGATAAGGAAAAAATTTCAGAGCTTTCAAAGGCTAAAAACCATCAGGGAATTGCTGCAGAGGCAACTATGATTCCTTTTTATGATTTTAATGAATTTTTAAATTCCAATAAGTTTAAAAACCCTTTTGCAGTTATTTTAGATAACCTTGAGGACCCTTTGAATCTTGGTTCAATAGCACGTTCAGCCTTGTGCCTTGGTGCTGATGTCCTTATAATACCCAAAGACAGATCAGTTCGTCCTACTCCCTTTGCTTCAAAAGTTTCTGCAGGAGCCCTGGAGTATATTCCCCTTATTGTCCAGACAAATATTGTAAATTCAATAAAAGATCTTAAAGCTGCCGGTTTTTGGATCGGCGGTCTTGATGGAAGCGGGAAAGATATAATTGAAAAGTCTAGTCTAAGCTCGCCTTTTGGGCTTGTTGTTGGAAGTGAAGGTAAGGGAATTCGACCTCTTGTTAAAAAAAACCTTGATTTTGTTTTTAAAATTGAACAAAAAGGGCCGGTTACCTCACTTAATGCATCTTCTGCAGCAGCTATTGGGATTTATGAGTGTATAAAAAAAATAAAAAATTAG
- the rho gene encoding transcription termination factor Rho, translating into MNLSSLKKMTVADLASMAKNYGIDCPAGMLKQELIFALLQHHIDKNGAIYGEGTLEVLPDGFGFLRAPDYNYLPGPDDIYVSPSQIRKFNLRTGDTVSGQIRQPKDTERYFALLKVEAINYEDPNIAREKTLFDNLTPLYPDVKINLESRKDNYSMRIMDLLAPIGFGQRGLIVSPPRAGKTVLLQNIANSIIAHHKNVIPMVLLIDERPEEVTDMARNVKAEVISSTFDEPAERHVQVAEMVIEKAKRLVEHKKDVVILLDSVTRLARAYNSVIPPSGKVLSGGVDSNALHRPKRFFGAARNVEEGGSLTIIATALIDTGSRMDEVIFEEFKGTGNMEIVLDRKLADRRVYPAIDIKKSGTRKEDLLLDKNILNRVWILRKLLANLNSVDSMEFLIDKMGGTSSNEEFLESMNA; encoded by the coding sequence GTGAATCTTTCCTCTCTTAAGAAAATGACTGTGGCAGATCTTGCCTCCATGGCTAAAAACTACGGAATAGACTGTCCTGCAGGAATGCTTAAGCAGGAGCTTATCTTTGCTCTCCTTCAGCATCATATTGATAAAAACGGAGCAATATACGGAGAGGGGACTTTGGAAGTCCTTCCTGACGGTTTCGGCTTTTTAAGGGCTCCGGACTACAACTATCTCCCCGGACCTGACGACATTTATGTTTCCCCGTCCCAGATCAGAAAATTTAACTTAAGAACCGGGGATACAGTTTCTGGGCAGATTAGGCAGCCAAAGGATACTGAAAGATATTTCGCCCTTTTAAAAGTAGAAGCAATAAATTATGAAGATCCTAATATAGCAAGAGAAAAAACACTTTTTGATAATCTCACTCCCCTTTATCCAGATGTAAAAATCAACCTTGAATCAAGAAAAGACAATTATTCAATGAGAATAATGGATCTTTTAGCCCCGATTGGTTTTGGGCAAAGAGGCCTTATAGTTTCTCCTCCAAGAGCTGGAAAGACTGTTCTTCTACAGAATATAGCAAATAGTATAATCGCCCATCACAAGAATGTGATCCCAATGGTTCTTCTTATTGATGAAAGGCCCGAGGAAGTAACAGATATGGCCAGGAATGTTAAAGCTGAGGTTATAAGCTCCACTTTTGATGAGCCTGCAGAAAGACATGTTCAGGTAGCCGAGATGGTTATTGAAAAAGCAAAAAGGCTTGTTGAGCACAAAAAAGATGTTGTTATTCTTTTAGATTCAGTCACAAGGCTTGCCAGGGCTTACAACTCTGTGATACCACCAAGCGGAAAAGTATTATCTGGAGGGGTTGATTCCAATGCTCTGCACAGACCTAAAAGATTTTTTGGTGCCGCAAGAAATGTTGAAGAAGGCGGCAGCCTCACAATTATAGCCACTGCTCTGATTGATACAGGCAGCAGGATGGATGAGGTTATTTTTGAAGAATTCAAGGGAACAGGTAATATGGAAATAGTTCTTGATAGAAAGCTTGCAGACAGAAGAGTGTACCCTGCAATTGATATTAAAAAGTCAGGAACACGAAAAGAAGATCTTCTCCTTGATAAGAATATACTTAACAGGGTATGGATATTAAGAAAATTGCTTGCCAACCTAAATAGTGTTGACAGCATGGAATTTTTGATTGATAAAATGGGCGGCACTTCAAGTAATGAAGAATTTTTGGAGTCAATGAACGCTTAG
- a CDS encoding YicC/YloC family endoribonuclease has product MILSMTSYSRAEKTKEDLKISVEARTYNSRFLDIALKVSSDFADLEEIIKKKISSVISRGRVEIKCYFEDLGENDALISIDSDKAKAYFNIYEKLRNELGIKEEIKIEQILKSDGVIKKNEKKDNTKYLGLLNEVMDEMLSALIKARKLEGEVIYNDFCERLSLIDSLIKEIEAESENAAKEYFNKLQLKIKDLVSSAELEIDESRFAQEAAFLADKTDVSEEILRFKTHLIQFKKYMDSDSSPGRNLNFLLQELHREINTLGVKQGSVKISKNCVEIKSELEKLREQVQNIE; this is encoded by the coding sequence ATGATATTAAGCATGACCTCGTATTCAAGAGCTGAAAAAACAAAGGAAGATCTTAAAATATCTGTTGAAGCAAGAACTTACAATAGCAGATTTTTAGACATTGCATTAAAAGTTTCATCAGATTTTGCAGATCTTGAGGAAATTATAAAAAAAAAGATTTCTTCAGTAATTTCAAGGGGCAGGGTGGAAATCAAGTGTTACTTTGAAGATTTGGGTGAAAATGATGCTTTGATTTCCATAGATTCTGACAAGGCAAAAGCATATTTCAATATTTATGAAAAACTTAGGAATGAGCTTGGGATCAAAGAGGAAATTAAAATTGAGCAGATTTTAAAATCCGATGGGGTGATAAAGAAAAATGAGAAAAAAGATAATACAAAATATCTTGGTCTTTTAAATGAAGTAATGGATGAAATGCTTTCAGCCTTAATAAAAGCAAGAAAGCTGGAAGGCGAAGTTATTTATAATGATTTTTGCGAAAGACTTTCTTTGATTGATTCTTTGATAAAGGAAATTGAAGCTGAATCTGAAAATGCTGCAAAGGAATATTTTAATAAGCTCCAATTGAAAATAAAAGATCTGGTTTCCTCAGCAGAGCTGGAAATAGATGAGTCAAGATTTGCCCAGGAAGCAGCTTTTCTTGCTGATAAAACTGATGTTTCAGAAGAAATTTTAAGATTTAAAACCCATCTTATTCAGTTTAAAAAATACATGGATTCTGATTCTTCTCCTGGAAGGAATCTTAACTTTTTGCTCCAGGAGCTTCATCGTGAGATCAATACTCTCGGGGTTAAACAAGGGAGTGTAAAAATTTCAAAAAATTGTGTTGAGATTAAATCTGAGCTTGAGAAACTAAGAGAGCAGGTTCAAAATATTGAATAA
- the rpsU gene encoding 30S ribosomal protein S21, which produces MKDIEVKVHDEDLEKALKVLKKKIQNDGLFKRLRLKKYFEKPNELKRRKMREARRRQRIADSKRRSFRK; this is translated from the coding sequence TTGAAGGATATCGAAGTCAAAGTTCACGATGAAGATCTGGAAAAAGCGCTTAAAGTGCTTAAGAAAAAAATCCAGAACGACGGACTTTTCAAGCGTCTTCGTCTTAAAAAATATTTTGAAAAGCCAAATGAGCTTAAAAGACGTAAAATGCGAGAAGCAAGAAGACGTCAGCGTATTGCAGATTCAAAACGCAGAAGTTTTAGAAAATAA
- the rpsB gene encoding 30S ribosomal protein S2, giving the protein MAYVSMRDLLEAGVHFGHQTRRWNPKMKPYIFGARNGIYIVDLQQTLEMFKKAYSFIEEVCEEGQSVLFVGTKRQSRDVIYEEANRCEMFYVQNRWLGGMLTNFKTMRKSVERLKYLHEIENDGRIELFPNKEKILLLKERAKLDSNIGGIQNMRNLPGAVFVIDPKNESIAVKEANKLNIPVVALVDTNCDPDGIDYIIPGNDDAIRSISLITSQIADACIEGRRRYEERVQSESDKNQEVKSERSANLKPGERKVISEGEDGPVIEVVKKKSSPEASEA; this is encoded by the coding sequence ATGGCTTACGTATCAATGAGAGATCTGCTTGAAGCAGGAGTGCATTTCGGACATCAGACAAGACGATGGAATCCCAAGATGAAACCCTATATATTCGGTGCAAGAAACGGAATATATATTGTTGATCTTCAGCAAACTTTAGAAATGTTTAAAAAAGCATACAGTTTTATTGAGGAAGTATGTGAAGAAGGTCAAAGTGTTTTATTTGTAGGAACAAAAAGACAATCAAGAGATGTGATTTATGAAGAAGCAAACCGTTGTGAAATGTTCTATGTTCAGAACAGATGGCTTGGGGGTATGCTTACAAACTTCAAGACAATGAGAAAAAGTGTTGAAAGACTTAAGTATCTTCATGAAATTGAAAATGACGGAAGAATTGAGCTTTTCCCAAATAAAGAAAAAATTTTACTTTTAAAGGAAAGAGCTAAGCTTGATTCAAATATTGGCGGTATTCAGAATATGAGAAACCTTCCAGGAGCAGTTTTTGTAATTGATCCAAAAAATGAATCAATTGCAGTGAAAGAGGCAAACAAACTGAATATTCCTGTGGTGGCCCTTGTTGATACCAATTGTGATCCTGATGGAATTGATTATATAATTCCGGGTAATGATGATGCTATCCGTTCTATTTCTCTTATTACTTCACAAATTGCCGATGCTTGTATAGAGGGCAGAAGAAGATATGAGGAAAGAGTTCAGTCTGAATCAGATAAAAACCAAGAGGTGAAATCTGAAAGATCTGCCAATCTTAAGCCTGGGGAAAGAAAAGTTATTTCAGAAGGCGAAGATGGCCCCGTTATAGAGGTTGTAAAGAAAAAGAGCTCTCCAGAAGCTTCTGAAGCATAA
- the prfA gene encoding peptide chain release factor 1 codes for MYEKLEGVLDRFEKLEQLLSDPDVIKDRDSYQKYMKEHGELISLVDKYKEYKEIDSEIAEHKELTKDEDLEIRELAYEGLPDLEEEKEKIAKELKILLVPTDPNDSKDVILEIRAGTGGDEAGLFAADLFKMYTKYSESKNMKIEIMDSSFSGAGGFKEVIAHVKGKNAYRTFKYESGTHRVQRVPTTETQGRIHTSAVTVAVLPEAEDVDLRIDPSDLRVDYFRATGPGGQSVNTTDSAVRITHLPTGVVSTCQDQKSQHKNKEKAMKVLKARILDVMISEQNEKRSLDRKEQVGTGDRSGRIRTYNFPQGRVTDHRINLTLYKIEQIMEGELDPLTDALLAHYNAKALQDEQQS; via the coding sequence ATGTATGAAAAACTTGAAGGTGTTTTGGACAGGTTCGAGAAGCTCGAGCAGTTATTGAGTGATCCTGATGTTATTAAAGACAGGGACAGCTACCAGAAATATATGAAAGAGCATGGAGAGCTTATATCTCTTGTTGATAAGTACAAAGAGTATAAGGAGATTGATTCTGAAATAGCTGAACACAAAGAGCTTACAAAAGATGAAGATCTCGAAATTCGGGAGCTTGCCTATGAAGGACTTCCTGATCTTGAGGAAGAAAAGGAAAAAATTGCTAAAGAGCTGAAAATACTTTTGGTTCCAACAGATCCCAATGATTCAAAAGACGTTATTCTTGAAATAAGGGCAGGAACTGGGGGAGATGAGGCCGGTCTTTTTGCGGCTGATCTTTTTAAGATGTATACAAAGTATTCAGAATCCAAAAATATGAAAATTGAAATAATGGACTCCAGTTTTTCAGGTGCAGGTGGTTTTAAGGAAGTTATTGCCCATGTTAAAGGGAAAAATGCCTATAGAACTTTCAAGTATGAAAGCGGTACCCATAGAGTTCAAAGAGTTCCCACAACTGAAACCCAGGGAAGAATTCATACCTCTGCTGTTACTGTGGCTGTTTTGCCCGAAGCTGAGGATGTTGATCTGCGGATAGATCCTTCAGATTTAAGAGTTGATTATTTCAGGGCAACAGGTCCTGGAGGGCAGTCTGTAAATACAACAGACTCTGCAGTTCGCATCACTCATTTGCCCACAGGAGTTGTTTCCACCTGTCAGGATCAAAAATCACAGCATAAGAATAAAGAAAAGGCCATGAAGGTTTTGAAGGCCAGAATTCTTGATGTAATGATTTCAGAACAAAACGAAAAAAGATCTCTTGATAGAAAAGAACAGGTAGGAACAGGTGACAGGAGCGGGAGAATCCGTACTTATAATTTCCCCCAGGGAAGAGTTACTGATCACAGGATAAATCTTACACTTTATAAAATTGAACAGATAATGGAAGGGGAGCTTGACCCTTTGACAGATGCACTTTTAGCTCATTATAATGCAAAGGCTTTGCAAGATGAGCAGCAATCATAA
- the gmk gene encoding guanylate kinase: MERGKIFVISAPSGAGKSSLCNYLLKEIKDLCFSVSYTTREPRKGEIDGKDYLFTDKKTFESWIKEDKFAEYALVYGNYYGTSKDYLYKSIQAGKNILLEIDIQGAKAIKKKFNPAVLIFINPPSIEELGKRLEKRGTDSKEIIKKRLVAAETEIKASEIFDHIIVNDDFKKASNELKNLIEKEIS; encoded by the coding sequence ATGGAAAGAGGCAAAATTTTTGTAATTTCAGCACCTTCTGGTGCAGGTAAATCCAGTCTTTGCAATTATCTTTTAAAAGAGATTAAAGATCTTTGTTTTTCTGTTTCATACACAACCCGTGAACCAAGAAAAGGTGAAATTGATGGAAAAGATTATTTGTTTACAGATAAAAAAACTTTTGAGTCCTGGATAAAAGAAGACAAGTTTGCTGAATATGCTCTTGTTTATGGAAACTACTATGGTACCTCAAAGGATTATCTTTATAAATCAATTCAGGCTGGAAAAAATATTCTTTTGGAAATAGATATTCAGGGAGCAAAAGCAATTAAAAAAAAGTTTAATCCTGCTGTTTTAATTTTTATCAATCCTCCTTCCATTGAAGAGCTTGGAAAAAGACTTGAAAAAAGGGGGACTGACAGTAAAGAGATAATTAAAAAAAGACTTGTTGCCGCTGAAACTGAAATTAAGGCTTCAGAAATCTTTGACCATATAATTGTAAATGATGATTTTAAAAAAGCTTCAAATGAACTTAAAAATTTAATTGAAAAAGAAATTTCCTGA